In Papaver somniferum cultivar HN1 chromosome 1, ASM357369v1, whole genome shotgun sequence, a genomic segment contains:
- the LOC113277461 gene encoding 14-3-3-like protein B: MASTKERENFVYVAKLAEQAERYDEMVDSMKNVAKLGVELTVEERNLLSVGYKNVVGARRASWRILSSIEQKEESKGNEQNVKRIKEYRQKVESELSKICSDIMSVIDEHLIPSSSPGESNVFYLKMKGDYYRYLSEFKTGNDRKEASDQSLKAYELASTAAEADLSSSHPIRLGLALNFSVFYYEIMNSPERACHLAKSAFDEAITELDTLSEESYKDSTLIMQLLRDNLTLWTSDIPEDGDEAQRMETAAKTAAGEDAE; encoded by the exons ATGGCATCAACTAAGGAACGTGAGAATTTCGTTTACGTTGCAAAACTCGCTGAACAAGCTGAACGTTATGATG AAATGGTGGATTCGATGAAAAATGTGGCGAAACTTGGTGTTGAATTGACTGTTGAAGAGAGGAATCTTCTGTCTGTTGGTTATAAGAATGTGGTTGGAGCTCGTAGGGCTTCATGGAGAATCTTATCTTCgattgaacaaaaagaagaatCTAAAGGTAATGAACAGAATGTCAAAAGGATCAAGGAGTATAGACAGAAAGTTGAATCGGAACTATCCAAAATCTGTAGTGATATTATGTCTGTTATCGATGAGCATCTCATTCCTTCATCTTCACCTGGTGAATCTAACGTTTTTTACTTGAAGAT GAAAGGTGATTACTACCGCTATCTATCTGAGTTTAAGACTGGTAATGACAGGAAAGAGGCGTCTGATCAGTCCTTGAAGGCATATgag TTGGCTTCCACTGCTGCTGAGGCCGATCTTTCTTCCAGCCACCCCATTCGATTGGGGCTGGCATTGAACTTCTCAGTCTTCTATTATGAGATAATGAATTCCCCTGAAAG GGCCTGCCACCTTGCAAAGAGTGCTTTTGATGAAGCTATAACAGAGCTGGATACTCTGAGTGAAGAATCTTATAAAGACAGTACTTTGATTATGCAACTGCTGAGGGATAACCTTACCTTGTGGACTTCTGACATTCCTGAAGATGGAG ATGAAGCTCAGAGAATGGAAACCGCTGCTAAGACAGCTGCTGGGGAAGATGCAGAG TGA